TCGGCGACAGCTCCCCGTCCGCCGGCACTCGCCCCCGGTCGTGGAGGAGGCGGGCCGCGGTCTGTTCGGCCAGGGACGCGAACTGCTCGGCAGCGGAGGGCATGCGGGCCTGGGCGGCGGTGTACGCGGCGGTCAGGGCCACCATTCCGGATGCGTCCAGGACGACCGCGGACGGTCGGGGGCCGGCGTTCAGCTCATCGTGTGCTTCCTGGAGCAGCTGCAGGGCGCTATCCGAGCGGCCCGTACGGCGCAGCGGCGTCGCCGCCGCGCGCGCGGCGGCCGCGAGGAGGACCGGGTGGCCCGAGCGGCGGGCCGCCGTTCCGGCTCGGACTGCGAAGGCGGCCGCCGTGTCTACGTCGCCTTCCTTGACCGCTAGTTGAGAGGCGAGCACCCATACCCCTGCCGCCCGGCTGGCGCCGACCGGGCCCGTTCGTTCGCTCTCGCTCGCGCGGGTCACCATCCCAGGGAGCACCTGGTGCAGCCGGTCGTACCGGCCTGTGGCGAACAACCTGTGCGCGGCCGGGAGTTCCCTGTCCGCCAGGCGCTGGCTGAGTCCGCTGGCGAGTGCCGGTGTCGTGTCGCCCGCCCATAGTGCCGCCGCGCAAAGCCCGGCGCTCAGTACCCTCCTGCGCTCCATCACCATGCCACCGTCCTCCTCGACCGCTGTTCCGGGCGTCATGCCGGGGTCTTCGGCCGTTCTTGCGACGGTACGGGCCTGGCCGGGTCCCGGGCAGGGCGCACATCTGCCGGCTCCGCGCGCCCCTTTCTGCTCTGGCGCTCCGGTGTCTGGGCGGGCGGATGTGGGGGCGCGGAGGCCCGGCGCGCCGCATGGGTAACGGGCACTCGCGCGTCGCGGCATAGGGACGGCGGCGACCGGACGGTCCCTGAGGCTCTCCGGCACATGCCCGGGGGCCGGGGTCCCGAGGCGGACGGCCCCCGCTCTCGTTCAGGTTGAGGCTGGCCGTGCCTTGCATGGGAGTCGAGAATCTCGGATGTTGCGTCTTAGTGTTTCCATGTGTATTGTTGTTCTCGCGAGGGCGGGGGACCCGCAGAACCCGCCGACAAGCCACCCGACCAACAGGCCGCCGCCCGCGGCCTCGTCGAGGAAGTCGACCCGACCGGGGTCACCGGCTGCATCTCCCCGTGACAGCCCCAAGTCACCGCAGGACAGCCCTTCCCGCAGGGGCAGTCCGCGCCCACCCACTCCGACGATCCTGAGAGCTCGCGTTGTTCTATTTGATGAAATGCCCCTGTTGCGGCCGCCCGACCATGTTTCACGAGCTGGAACGCCACACCGCCCCGAGCCTCTTGATCGACCCCGAGACGGGCTTGCCGCCCGGCATCTCTCCTGACGGCCACCGTGCGACCCCTTCACCAGCGGCCACAGCCAGAGCCCGCAAGCAGCCCCTGTGCCAGTCGTGTCTCGATGACATACGGGCCGGGCGAGCGGTGACCTTCTCCGTACGCCTGAAGGGCGAGCAGACCGCGATGGCTGTCGCCCCCGAGATGCCCCTCCTCGACGACGAGGGCCGGGTGATGGCCGTCCGCTGTCCGTCCGCCGGGTGCGGAGCGGTTGTCGACCTGATCAGTGGCCGGCTCGACGGCCACATCGTGCGCGGCCAGGAGTGCCGCATGTCCGGCGTGCGGGTGGTGGTCAGTGAGGAGTGAAGCGTGAGCTGAACAGCCTCAGTCGCTGACCTTCTAACCCTCTCGGGCCGTGCCCGAACCCCTGAACCGCTGTCCCGACGACTGCCCCGTCTGCGCCGAGAACGACCACGCGTGAGACATCGGGGCGATTACGGAGTTGATCTCGACATGAGTACCCCCGTCCCGGGAACCGGGGCAAAGAAGCGTCCCGCGAGGCGTCGCAAGGTCAAGAACGCTCGGACCGGCTCCGTGGGAAGCAAGATCCTGCCGGGTCGGTACAGCGACGAGGGCGAAAAAGGGCCCTGGTTCCGGCGTCTGGTTCGCCGCGCTGAGACGCGCGACTGGCAGCGTGAGACATCGCGGCTCTGACAGCCACCGTCAACCGGTCCTCCCCGTCGCGCCGGACAGCCGGAGAGCCGCCTCGCGCCGGTCTCCGCAGGTGCGAGGGCGCTGGCCGAATAGCCGAAGGCCCTCTGCTTCACCTCTGCCGCTCCCGAAACGCGCGGCCCTGCCCCTCCCCCCTCCCCCTTCTATGTGCGCGCCCGTCGTGGCGCTCGAACCTAGGAAGAAACGTGTCTGCTGATCTGCAGCTCCGCATCCATTCGGCACCCGCTGGCGAACTCGTTCCGCTTCTCGACCTCATGCGGGAGCACGGCCTCCGCGGCGAGTACGAGCGTGGCCCTGCCGAGGTCCTCACGCTAGGGCAGGTCTACCGCTCCCGGGACGCCGCTCTGGGCCTCTGCGAAGAGGTCGCCGCGCGACTGGAGGAGGACGCCCCGAACGCCGTGTTCGAGCTGTGGCAGGACCCTCACTGGAGCACAGACGGGCACTACCACGCACACGTCCCGAAGTTCGGACATTTCGAGGCTGGCTGCGATGCCGAGGGCGTTCCGCATGTCGGCGTGCACGACCTCATCCAACGGCTGAGCAACAGCCCGGGAGCGACGCTCGGCGACTGGATGGCGGGCGAGGGGGCCGGCCTTCTCGGCATCGCGGTGCTCGCCGTGGTGGGCGAGTACCGGGCGCAGCAGTCGTCCGACTCCTGATCCGGGCTCCTCCCCCCTTTCACCCCGTCGGGGCCGGTTGGCCGGTGACGCATGCGGCGGCGCGGCGCCGCCGCTCCGCGATCGCCCGGATCGACGACGCGCACAACGGCCAGCCACTCCCCGGCCTCCCCCACCCACGATTCACTGGAGAACTGATCATGGCGGACATCCGCATGCGCTTCCTCGGGCACCCCTGGGAGCGAACCACCGTTTCTGCCGATTCCGGGACCCCCGAGGAGGTGTTCATCGCCCTCTTCCTCCGGGCGATGGAGACCGTCCCCGAACTGCGCGCCTTGCCCGGCGACCTGGAGACGTACACGGTGCGCTGGGACGGCGACGAAGCCTCGATCTACCACCCGGATGTGGAGCAGGTCGTCTTCCGTGCCCAGCCCGCGCCCGAGCGTTCCGTGCAGGGGGGTGCTCCGGTCGGGACGCGGCCGCCTGAGGTGTGGCGCGGGGAGCGCGGCCACGACTTCTATCCGGCTCCGGCGGTGCTGGCCGAGATCCCGGGTCTGTGGGCAACGGTCTTGGAGCCGCATGGGCACAGGGTGGTCGGCCTCCGGTACTTCTCCGCCTGGGGCGAGTGGTACGTCGTGGAGGTCGATGACGCGAGCGGTGAGGCTTACGGGTGGTCGTGCCTGGGCGGTGACCTGTCGCAGGGCCGGTGGGGTTTGATCGATCTTCCGGCTCTGGAGTCGTTCCATCAGGAGGACGACCTGTCCCAGTTGGTTGTTCGCGATCTGGATTTCACACCCGCTGTCGCGGCCAGTGTTTTGCCGGAGGGCCGACCTTACGATTCCTGCGGGGACGCGGATTGCCGTGTGTGTCTGCCCGATTTCATGACGGAGTACGTTGCTCGACTGCGTGAGATTATCGCGGAGCACGGGTTCGCCGTCCAGGCGGTTCTTGCTGATGAGGGTTCTGCCGCCTATTGCTACACCGTCGGTCTGCACGAGTCTCTGGGACATGAGTTCGTGATGGCCGGCCTGGACGTCAGGGCGATGCAGGGCGTGCTCCATTCCGTCGTCGAGCGGTTCGCCGGATCGTCTGGTCCGGTCGCCGGTGAGGTCCTGGACGGGCTTCTCGCGAACGGATTCCGGCTGCTCATGCGCCCCGTGGAGTCCTTGGAGCCCTTCGCGATGCTACGGGCGGTGTATGGCCGGGATACCGCTGTGCCGTACTGGCAGGCCGTGTGGCCCGATCGTGACGGCGTCTTCCCGACTGATGCTTCTTGCTCGCTTTCGCCCGGAACGCAACCGCTTCTCTAGCCGGTTTCGGGGTTCTCAAATTCTTGCGTTGTCGTTTTAGGGGGTATTTTCATGCGTCAGCCCGAACCGCTGGATGCTATTGAGGAGCTGCGGCTCTTTCTGGATTTCGCCGTTCCGCTGTGCGGCAGTGATATCGCGTACAAGCTCAGGCAATGGGGCCATTCTCGCGAGCAGGCCAAGAACTGGCTACGTGGTGAAGCCGAGCGCGCTGGCGGCAGCTTGGGCGAGAACGGTGACGTGCTGCAGTTCAGCGATGGTCGTCCTCGGTCGGGACGCGCGCAGAACCGTGTGGTCTGGACGGCGAGTGAGCTTGCTCGCGGCGTGGCAGCGGCAGCGCTGCTTGCTCAACTGGAGGGGAAGAGCGGGGTCGAGGCTTTCGGTGGCTTCTACGGTGTCGCTGCTGGGCCCGCTGAGGCGGACACGGCCCGAGTCCAGGATGGGGAGAACGGTGCAGTCGGTGGCGCCGCTCGTGGTAGCTGTCCTGTACGGCGGCCGGCTGCATGAACGCGCCAGGGGAGTCCCGGTGCCGCGCCGTTGCGCGGCACCTCGTCCCGGCCGGTGAGTCGAGCCCGCAGAGAGCCGTATTGGAGCTCTCGGCTCACCCATTAGTCTCGCTGTGGCCCGTGCCGGAATGGAGTGTGCGGGACAGGCCCCGGTCCCCGTGACGGGACGCAGTACGGCCGGGGCCGTCACTCCCGGGGCGGTTCGTACAGTCGCCGACGGCTCAGTCCAGGCGGGAGAAGTCGAGATCCACCAGGATCTCCTTCAGGTCGACCTTCTCGTCGAGGCAGAAGCCCCGAAGCTCGTCCCACATCTCGGAGACACCCTCCAGAGCGCCACCGAGCAGGGACAGTTGCCCGCGGTCCTCGTCGTATTCCTCGTCGTGGAGGTAGACCATCTCCGCCTTCTGGAGCTCGCGTACGACGCTGAGCAGCGTCGTACGGTCCGCCGAGAAGCGCCGCAACACCAGTTCGAAGTCCGTGGTCTCCTCGTGGACCACGAGGGCGAGGACCTGTCGGGCCATCCGCGTGAGGCCGCCGACACGCCCCGCGAAGCGGTTGACCAGTTCGAGGACGTCCTGTTCGTCCGACGGATCCTGGTCGGCGTCCTCCCAGGCGAAGAAGCGGCGCATGGTGGTGGCGGGCCGCACCAGGAAGCCGTTGACCGTGTCCCGGAACTCGGCCTCGATGTCGTCGACCGTGTACCGGTACGTGCCCTCATGCTTCTGTTTGACCGCGCGCAGGTACTCGACGGTGTAGTTGTCCCGGGTGACGCTGCTGTCGATCAGGTCGTGGTGCACCCCGCACAGCAGCATCAGGTTGTCGAAGTCCCTCAGCTGTTCGACGTCCCGGCCGTCCCATGCCTCGTGCCGGGCGCTGCCGGGCTCAGCGCCGATGATGTGGGCGATCTTGCCGACCCAGGCGCCCTCATCCGTGACCAGCCGCGTTGGGCAGTGCGGGTCGCCCCAAGCGCACTCGTTGCCGGAGAACGCCCACAGCCGGCGCGCGACGCCGGACATCGGCTCCTTGCGGTTCTTCTCGGGGCCGCTCGTCCGCTTGGCCACAGCCCGCCCTTCCTTCGCCCTGACGACAACGCGCAGCGTAGTCGAGTGTGTTGGGGTGCGGCATGCGTGCTGGTTGTCCGGCTGCTACGGCGCAGGGTCGGGCGGGCGCGGGGGCGAGTTCGGCCTGTTCGGCGACGGCGCCGAGGCGGTCGGCGGGCACCGCGTATGTGGCCGCGTAGCCAGCGGCTGTGCTGGGCCTGACGCTGGGCGCTGGTGGCCGGCCGAGGGGTGAGGCGGGTCTGCTCTGGTGTGGGTGAACTTCGGTCGTTGTCGCCCGAGTCCGTGTCGTAGTCGGGATGATGTGGCACGTGCGGGGCCGCGGCGGCCGCGGGAGGGGGTCAGGGTGAGCAGGTGGGGGAAGCAGCAGGACCGGCTGGTGGTGCGGGCCGTCGACGTGCTGTCGGGTGTGCTGAACGGCGCGGTGCCGGAGCCTGCTCGTCGTGTCGTCGCCTCCCGGGCACTGCTGGCCGTCGAGGAGT
Above is a genomic segment from Streptomyces sp. NBC_01426 containing:
- a CDS encoding transcriptional regulator; translation: MTPGTAVEEDGGMVMERRRVLSAGLCAAALWAGDTTPALASGLSQRLADRELPAAHRLFATGRYDRLHQVLPGMVTRASESERTGPVGASRAAGVWVLASQLAVKEGDVDTAAAFAVRAGTAARRSGHPVLLAAAARAAATPLRRTGRSDSALQLLQEAHDELNAGPRPSAVVLDASGMVALTAAYTAAQARMPSAAEQFASLAEQTAARLLHDRGRVPADGELSPTQCMLYRVGIHQKLGDIDRALAYAAGLEPAVLPTPERRARAATDTARALLAADDVPSAFVQLQLVERAAPLEARRPSVRALTAEVAARRPDLPGLTAFARRTALRVAL
- a CDS encoding DUF4262 domain-containing protein codes for the protein MTHAAARRRRSAIARIDDAHNGQPLPGLPHPRFTGELIMADIRMRFLGHPWERTTVSADSGTPEEVFIALFLRAMETVPELRALPGDLETYTVRWDGDEASIYHPDVEQVVFRAQPAPERSVQGGAPVGTRPPEVWRGERGHDFYPAPAVLAEIPGLWATVLEPHGHRVVGLRYFSAWGEWYVVEVDDASGEAYGWSCLGGDLSQGRWGLIDLPALESFHQEDDLSQLVVRDLDFTPAVAASVLPEGRPYDSCGDADCRVCLPDFMTEYVARLREIIAEHGFAVQAVLADEGSAAYCYTVGLHESLGHEFVMAGLDVRAMQGVLHSVVERFAGSSGPVAGEVLDGLLANGFRLLMRPVESLEPFAMLRAVYGRDTAVPYWQAVWPDRDGVFPTDASCSLSPGTQPLL